CATTTATCCGCCAAGTTTCTGTCCTTGTCTCCACTTGCAGAATCCATGGTGCTAGGATTTGGGCCAGGTAAGGCTGTGGAAGAACCAGAAGCAAACCAGCctctgaaagagaaagaacaaagcgtACCCTTATATCCCCTTCCTACACCTCTAGAAGCATCTCATGCCAAGAGACTAGGAACTGTCAACTTCCCCTGCTCCCTGAAACCACAGGCTTAAATTCCAATTTTGTATGCAGCCCTCGCTTTTCTAGAAGCACACTGCAGCTCGAGAGGCTCACAGGAAGGGCTCACCTGGACTTCTGCTTAGGGGAGGAGTGGGGGCTGCTGCTTGGGGTAGACTGGGCTGAAGCtggctgcttctcttctcttgttATCTCTCCACTCTGTAGCTTTAGTTTCTGTTCAGATGGGTTAAGAAGagaaacttttcaaaaatgagaGCTAATATCAAACAGCTAGGTAGGGTGTAAAAACTTGGTTCCCACTTTAACTTCAGGCAAAAGGATAACCATTAGTAGGTAGAATAATTTTGGATTACAGAACAGATATTCCTTTGATTTTGCCATATTAGACAAAATTCTATCTTTAAGAAAATCTGTTCCTTCTACCACATATCTCAAATAGCTCTGTACTAAATATCACATTAGTTTTTACTTTCGGAGATGTCTATTCCACACTTGCCCAGCCAGCCATAAGTGGAAGAACCAGAACTCAAGCTGTTGGCCTTCCTGGCCTTTCAGGTAGGGCCTCCAACTCTCAAGCTGCTTCTCCTGCCAGATACAAGCCTAGCGCTTCCTGGTGTCTCAAGGCTAAGACTCAGGCATTGCTATTCCTCTCCAGCTAAATGCTTTCTCTGTTGAGCCTGTCCCCTTTCCGCCCTTTTCCTCCCATAGCCAGTCACTCTGGGTTCCCTGGGCACTGTAAATACACCTCTAACATACAGACTAGCTGTCTAGGAGAGGAGAGACAAATCTCCTTCTCAGTTCTTCTAGATCAAGGCCCTTCCACTGTCTGTGTGCTCCATGTCTAGTAAGCCCAAGCTACATTTCAAACAAATGTGCATGTTCTCAAATACTCAACATATCAATTTATGTAAACTGGGACTTCAGCCATCCTCATGTTCTACTTATGTGGCTGAGATGCAGAAAATGGCCCAAAGTCAACTCTACCATTATACAGAGTACTGCTCACTTGCAGAATTCAACTCACACCCATCCTGGAAGTTATCAAAGACAGTGCCTCTCTCTGGAAGTATATGTCTTGTCTGAGAGCTTAAACTGGCCACCAACCCCAACCCAATCCCCTACAGCAGTGCTTTTTTAAACTTAGGATGCAAAGAATCATCTGGGATGCTCATTGTAAAAGCAAACAGTCCACAATGGCTTATATCCTTGCCCACAAGCCACCAGATCTGTATTATGATACATCCTTCTATATACTATataccacctgggctgccctccaagGATTAACATAAAGATTAAGTAAACCAAGTGTCTCGTAGGTCATAGGGCACTATTAAGTACCAATTGCCATTCCTACAGAAATCCCTTGAAACTATGTCATTCATACAACTGTTGAGTCATCATTAACCTTataaaaaattggggatccctgggtggctcagtggttaagcgcctgccttcagcccagggtatgatcctggagtcccaggactgagttccccatcaggctcccgcatcagcatggagcctgcttctccctctgcctatgtctctgcctctgagtctctcatgaatgaataaataaaatcttttaaaaagctttatcaAAAATTATTCTTCACTCATCCCAATTTTGGAAATGGAAAGGCAGAAACATGTCAATTCTACATTtgattttaatattgttaaaattaaacatagaacgTGATATTCCTTCCCCACTAAAGTATTACTTGTTAAGACTGCCCgattctcctctctccctcaaagATGGTCACTCTGGTACACAAAGTACCCACTTCATTGTTTGTAATGTGCTCACAAACATCACATGTGTAAGCTCAGGGTCTCAGCTGCTCCTCCTAACCATAAGGACATAAGGCAGATACCCCCAACTTTGTGGATGAATACGCAGAAACCACCAGGCTAAGAGCTCTGGAGCTTTCAAGAAAGCGCCACCATGGTGGGACTAAACCAGTTCTGAACTGCTCACCTAAATCTTTCCGTTGCTCTCCACAATCCTCACCTAAATGAGCCAGTAACTTCTAAGCCACAGCATGTCTTAAGTTATGAATGAGGAGGGCTTTTTTAAAGTTCCTAAGAAACAAGCTTACGTGGAGCGCTTCTGCCACTCGAAGGTACTTGGTCTCCTCAGTGGTAAGGCCCTTGTGTGGTGTGTAGCCAGCATCTCTCAGCCCTGCCTGCTGCTCAAAACGCTGAATGCTCTCCTGGGTCTGTTCTGGGAACAGAGGAGATGATAGTCATGCCCATTCCCCTCTCCTACCACAAACAGGGAGTTCAACACAGACATTCATGGTTCTCTACAGAAGCAAAAGACCACACTGACTATCTGAGGAAGAGGGATCCCCCAGACAAGCATCACAGCAATAATGCTGAACCTTGTATAAAAGTTCTCTAACTAGGAAGCTTCCCTCACACCAAGCTCAGAACAGGTTACTCCTAAAGCAACAAATATCCTCCAGGGAAacactccttcccttccttttgtttgtaccctgacattttctttgtatttagaaatacaacatggagggggatccctgggtggctcaggagtttagcgcctgtctttggcccagggcgggattctagagccctgggatcgagtcccacatcgggctcccggcatggagcctgtctctccctctgcctgtctctgcctatctatgtctatcataagtaaataaaatctaaaaataaataaaaaattaaaattaaaattaaaattaaaaaaaatacaacatggaGAAGGCAGCTGACATTCAGAAACAGTGCAAGTTCTCCACGTGTAAAGTTTCCTCAGCCCGATTCACCACACTCATTCTCCACAAAGACTTCTGCCAGAGAGAAATGGGTCACATCTAGGCTGGATGGCACCGAGGTACCAATTAGATCCAAACCACAAAGCACATGCAGTGAACTAGACAAGGTCTACCAATCCCACGTTTCTCGTGTATAAGATCTGCCATCACCGCACCTAGCATGACAGACAGGCCTAACTCAAGGTTAGGGCAGTATGACCGGACATCAGTAAGTCAGTCATGCTGTGGACTGACTGACAGCTATATGTTTGCTTAATCTGCACCCACACTACATAATGCACCCCTTCATGCAGGAATGCGGCAGCTGTGGACCAAAAGCCTGGACACCAGATGTCGTCATGACTTAGTCATCCCCTTCTGAGGAACTATTTCATTGTCAttagaaacagaagcaaaaaaaaaaaagagagagagagagagaaagaaaaaaaaagaaacagaagcaaagaaaaaaacatgtagggacgcgtctgggtggctcagcagttgagcatctgcctttggctcagggcgtgatcctgggatccaggatcgagtccccacatcaggccccctgcatggagcctgcttctccctctgcctaggtctctgcctctttcttggtgtgtttctcatgaataaataaataaatctcaaaaaaaaaaaaaaaagcacgtaAAGATGTTTTCCAGTATTACTAGGTAGCCacctgaaaatttaaaaagcaggaaagaatttaATGAATTATAGTACACGAATACCTGGATTTTAAATGCAGTGATTGGTTCTTTAAGACTAGAGCAACATCCAAGTTCATGGTAGTATTAGTTGAGAAAAACAGAATGGCATGTCTACTACACCTGTGATTATATAAAGATATACATCAAAGTGGAAGTGACCAGACAAGTACCTGAGTGACAGTAGCACACTGGGCTATTACAGCATTCTGTACTGCTGATGAACAGTATTTTCAATGAAGAAGTTAATACTGTGCTATGACTGTGAACAATGACTAAGCTCTCTAACACTGCCACGATACATTCCCAAGCTGGCAAAATACATTCCCAAGCTAGCAGCTGCTGATTCAAACAATGCCTTTATGTATGAATAAAAAGAGTCCAAGTAAGAGTTTGGACTTGTGGTTTTTAGGTGAATTCTCCAGGAATTGCCCAAGACAAGCTGATGCCCTCCTGGAGCCAATAAACAAGAGCTCCCGACTTCAAAACTGAGCCAACCAAGGAAAACTTCTATGTGCTCTGCAGAGCTACCGCTGACAAGCAGAGCTGTGCCTCTAATAGATGATAACTTCCCACAGCATCTATAAGGGCCCTCCAGAACCAACAAGTTTAGTTAACTTGTTACaaggttttaaaagttaaaaaataaaaaaagcaagctCTCATTTCTGGTCTCATTAGAGCCACATACCACACACTCTTAAGGctaaaaatggggcagcctgggtggctcagcagtttagcaccaccttcagcccagggcgcaatcctggagacccgggatcaagtcccacgtcaggctacctgcatggagcctgcttctccctctgcttgtgtctctgcctctctctctctctgtgtgtgtctctcatgaataaataagtaaataaaatctttaaaaaaaaaaaaaaaaaaaaggctaaaaatgcTTGAGGCACCAAACTTGCCTCAGGTCCAGGAGAAGAAACAACTTTGAgcattacaattaaaaaaaaaaagtagtagtagTGCAGGGCAGGTGGGAGATGCCTTGGTATATGTGTCACCTTCTCCAGGAGAGCCTGAGACAGTCACAGCAGCAGCTCCAAGCCACCAAGCACTGGGGCCACCTAAACCTCCCCTCAGCCTGCCAGCCAGATTTCTCATTTCATGGAGATGGAAACTGTCTTGAGAGTTAAGTCACCTGTTCAATGCCACACTGATGATGTGGGAAAATAAGATTGTATCAACAAAGCAACAGGAGTGTACCTAAATCAACTGAGATACTTAATATTTGGCAAATCTTCCAAGTAAGTGGATCTTCAACACCAGTGCATCATCAACCAAGCTGACAAGTGCCAGCACAGTCAGGACATGGCCTGCTAAGGCACAGGAGTTTGCAGAATCCCCCACAGCTAGCTTACAGGAAGCCCAAACTTTTCCCACCCTTACTTTATTCTATTCTGAGGAGGAAAAGTGCTTACTTGTGATCAGAGAATTCATGATGACATGGGTAGCTTTAGCCTTCACCACAGGGGCCTTGTCCACACTGTCAGTGGCCGATGACATGGTCATGGCAGGGGAGGAGACACTGGTCTCTCCTTCCTCCGCCTGTTCAAAAGAGGTAAGGAGGCGCttgagcagggcagaggggtcACATGCCAAAATTTACTCTTTGGGGGAAGAAGTTGctaaaatatctttcatttgaTACGTAACGATCCGAAGGAGGGGGCTGGCTGTCTCCGCCCAGTGACATAGCTATTATCCATAGTGACAACATACAAAGACGTTATATGCACAATATGAATTTGTACAAGTGGGAAAGCAAGAATTTGAAGCTGTGAGGTCTACTACCTGCCCAGCCTCTGTCTGTCCACTATCCTATGCTACTGTGTCCTTAAGAAAGTAGAAGAAACTCTTATTACTAAGCCCAACCAGGTATCAGGCATTATGCCGGCTTTTGCTTAATCACTGCATTTGCtaagtagttctcaaactttgctGAGCATCAGAATCCCATGGGAGGACTTGTTAAACAGATTGTTGGGCCCACCCCAGAGCTGATGAAGGGTAGGGGTGGAGTGTGCTCAAGAATTCATGTTTCTAATAAAGTCCCAGATGATGCTAATGTTGCTAGTACCCAAGACCATACTTTGATGCCTGCTGCTCTAAAAGTTCAAGTAATAGTCTTtcaagacaaaccaaaaaaaaaaaaaaaaaaaaaatctaagtagcTCCTCATCTTTCACATGAGAGGGCTGAGACATAGCGCCTTCTGTAATCTAAACACCAGAAACTATGCTTCGGTGGAGCGGGGAGAAGAAAACTGTGTTTATTCTGTTCTCTGCTTCTCCAAAGAAACTGAGGAGAAAGATGGTCCAACAGAAGGAGAGCAGAAGAAAGTACTGAAAGGCTGCATCCTTGTTACAAAATAAGATCTGCATCTTTTAGCTATAACCTGACTCAAGAGGGGCCTCTGCTTCCTTACTTGGAGCGCAGTTGACGGTCTGGACCCAGAGAGTCGGGACACATGAGAGAATGCGTGTAAGGAGTCAAGCCAAGCCTTCCTATGAGACGGCAGTTGTTCCAAGCTGTCAACCATTCCAGCTGGGGCTTGCCAGAAAACAAAGCCCACCCCTTGCCCAGTGTTACGAGTAAGCAGCAGCCTTTAGGATGAAAAGGGTGTGCCCCTTCAAAGCACTACCAGAAGCcatgctgggggcacctggtggctgagtcatttaagcatccgactcttagtTCAGGCTCAGGTCATATGATTCAAGGGCATGTGATCAAAGCCCAAGTTGGGCcatcagcaaggagtctgtttgaaagatgctcttcctctgcccctcccctcatttgtGCACACTCCCAAAGGCTCtatttatttaaagcaataaataaaatcttaaaaaaaaaaaaaaagaagaagaagaagaagaagccatgCTTGTTTTCTGCCCTTGTCCCCGGAGTCAGCTGCTCCAGCCTCGCAGTCAGGCTGCTGAGCCTTTTTCCCCTAGCACTGCCTGTACTTTCTAcactaaatattttctctttaacaaatgacTAGGTCAGATTTCCATAGATAACTGACCCAAGGAATTCCTCCCAGAGCTGTAGGGGATGCTTTCATAGAAAGAAGCTCCCTATTTTGAGAGCTTTGTGGGGAAGGCCAAGGGGGTTCACTAGAAAGGAAGGATTAAATATAGCTCTACCAAGTGAAAGTTAATCAAGGAGCCAGGAGTCACACTACTGACACCCAATGTGTCAAGCCTTTTAATCCTCTTTTGTTATCCCCACTTAACACCTCCATGATCTAAAGTATTTTCATCTCTCAGGTGGGAGATACTGTAACTGAGGCGTAAAGCTGTGTCCTCAAAGTCATTGCTAGTACACAGACCCTTAAGGGATTCACATCTAAGTCAGCTTAAGCAGCTGCTTACTGTGCACTTTCTGCCATGCCCTGAGCTGTCACCGGTTCAAAGTTCAGTGAAACTAGCTGCAGATTAAATGGCCTCACCAGAACTTGGCAGGCCTAGCTGATTTGGGCAACAAACAGTGCCAACTTTCTTGCATTCTTGGTGACTGGAGTCAGAAGTGAGAGAGACGCAGGCCCTGCAGTCAGGACACATGTCTGCTACAAGCATGTGAGAATCAAACTGCACAAAAGGGCTGGAGAGCAGATCAAGGTGCAATGAGGaacgggtgtgtgtgtggggggaccTTAGGAAGGAGGCATCTTTTATGGAGGATGGCAATGGAAGAGCCATCTGAGGCAGGAGGAACAGCATGAGGAAAAGCACAGCATGTGTTCATAAAAGAGCCAATGTTTCCCTTAATCATTCAATGAACATTTTCTTGGAACCTACTTTATGCCAGGTCCTCTGCTAGATACTGCAGATGAGGATACAAAATTAGACATGGCCCCTGACCTCAAAAAGCTAATGGGAGGTGATAAAATAATGTAGGGATTATGACAGGGGTCCGTGGTACAGGGGAGAGCTCAAAGGGAGAGGTATTGGGACAGGAGGGAAATCCTCACAGAAGAGATGTCTGAGCTAAGACTTAAAGGATACCATTTATCAGGCAGTGGGAATGGAAACAGGGGAGGGAGAACAGGATGGGGACTGTAAACATCCCAGGCAATGAGCAATGTGACACAAAGACTTGGAGGCATAAGATACCCACTGaagaaatcttaaataatttgcATGGTTGGATCATGGGACAGGGGGGATGACACAGAAGAGTCTCAGGTAGGAAAAGACATGGCCATTCTAGTTTGAATTCACAAGAATAAAAAGGCCCACCAACTCCAGCTGAGGCACTAAAAACACACAGGGATTGGTAATTGCCCAATTCTATGGGTGTCAGGAGCCATGGAAGGCTtctggagcagaggaagaaaaacgAAGAGGTTGGGCTTGCCAGAAGCAGTCAGTAGAATCAGATACCTTGGCAAGGTGCTGATACTTGCGTTCTGGAATCACTGGCTTCCAGGGGATGCTGCCCATGTCCGATGGAGGAGGAGTCATGGGTGTAGGGTCCTCGAGGGCATCATCATAGCTGAAGGCCCGGCGGTACATCCCAATAGGCAGGGACATCTTGCCTAGAGGCCCACTAGGCTCAAGAGCTAAGAAGAGAGATACCTGTCAGGATGGGTTTGGCAACTGAACATGCTAGTATCTCTAAATTCAATTCTAGGCAGGAAAGCTCTGAAACACTCTTCTTCTGTGACAGAGCAATAGGTTGTTCTGGATAGCTAATCCATTCAAGGAAAGGTAACAGGACTAAAGTCCTTTCTTTATTGCCTGACACTTTGAATTCTCCACTTTACCCATTCAGAAGCCCTAATCCACTTTTATGGAGtagaaaaaacaaagttcaaCTTAAATTTACCTAAGCAAGGTCATACAACTTCAAAGTACAGTTTGGAATCAAAATCCTAACCTATGATTTCAAAGCTTACATTCTTTATGCCACAGAAGCCACCGCACAGCAATGCCAAGGCTCTCAATTCATGCAGGACTGAAGATAGGAAGTTCTTGCTCCCagtttatagataaggaaaactAAGGCCTAGTGGTAAAGTGATTTGCCAAAGCTCATACACAAAGTAGCCAGCTGGGGCTCAACTGCAGATCTTCTGACATCCCTTCCtgctctaccaaaaaaaaaacaagagtgatgttacaagaaatatttaataaaacaatttgcTATCCAGTGTCACCTCTAGTTTCAAGTACTCTGTATGACTTAGACAGCAGAGCCAATTTCCATCAGAGAAACTGTGAGGGACAATCACTCTCATAAGACACTGCCAGCTGATGCTGCCATTTCTGTTCACTGGAACTGACTGGCAGGATGTCCCACGGTGACGCAGGCACCCTATTTCAAGGGCACTCTCAGTTCTGCCAGACCAGAGAGCAAAGTTCATTTTGCTTGTCTGCCTAATCCTTTCACAGCAGAACCAATGTCCAGATCCTGCCTTCAACATgacattttccttcttaaaattatACCATCACTCTCTAAGACATAAACTTCAATGGCATTAAGTCCCAATCAGGCAAAAACACTTCATTTAAACAGCAAAGGAGAACAAGCAgttgtcatttttattactattaataataattactaacaaatccatataaataaagaattagtggttgccagggactgggatGGAACAGATGAGGAGTCATTGCTAATGGgtacaagtttttcttttcaggGTGATGCAATATTCTGGAAATAGATGGTGGTGACAGTCGTACAACCATGTGAATATACTAAACACCACGACATTGTTCACTTTAAataggaattttatggtatgtgtatTCTCCcaattaaaacaaacacataagCAAATAATGATTACCAAATACCCTTCCTTGCTGGGCAACTACATCCCTCATCTTACCTAATCCTCATTAAGCAGatattcttcccattttccagCTCAGGAAACTTAGGTATAGGTCTTAAGTGACACCCAGTTAGCAAGGTGGAGACTGCAGAACAGATCTAAGCCAGTGCTCACACTCTCCATGCAACACTCCGTGCTCCCCATGCTACAAAGCTTTACCCTTATGAGTGCAACCCTATGGCCCAGATGGTTACAGGGAGTTTATGGTAATCACAACAACAATCAAAGACAAACTAAAACGCACACTGATGATGTAAGAGACATCCAGAGATGGATCCACATCAGGAGACATGGGGGAAACTCTCTATTAATCCACTTAATTTGGGAGCAATTTCAAAACATCTTAAAGACTCCTCCCAGCAGCCATCCCAACAGccttcctaaaaataataataaagtcagcTAAAATTTAGTAGGAAATATACTCCTACAGATAGAGACAAAAAAATTGAGCAGCAAATATATATTCATCACTAATTTTTAACTCACATTTTCACGTTATGTTTAATCTTCACAGCGACCTTGAGAGAGGCACTATCTCTTTACTGAGAATCAAAATTTGAGTGATTCAGATTTGATTAAAACTCACTGGCCCTTCCCACTAAAGAGATAAGTGATTTCAGTAACCCAGAAAGTATTGCCCTACACAGGCCCAGGACTCATTAAACATTGCTGTGAGCATTCTCCTAACTGCCCAGGTTTAATATGCCTTCAAATCAGGCTGGTGTCGTTTTTGCCCAGACCTCCATTCTGCCCACTCCCTATCATCTCCAAAAAGGGGAATAAGTATCATTGTTTTGGTGCATATTACAAGAACTACACAACTTATTCTGAATTCTTATTTGGTATCTACAGGAAAGTGACAAATTTGGCACACCCTTAGGTATGAAATGACTGTTCTCTTTCAAGTTAAGGTCTGGGTTCATATGCTGGCTGGGTGgctaataatatttaaatttaaatgataccAAGTTTAAATACTTGCCTGGTGACAGAAAGTAACTATTAGTatatggttgaaaaaaaaaagtggtttctaTCTAGCTTAAAACATTAAGGGCAGAACAAGACTTTatcaaaaagaattaagtttACCAGGCACTTCTGGTTGTCTCGAAGCCATTGAAAGACTGGGATCCAGATGTTTTCTATATAGAATTCGGAGCTGAGTCCCTGCCacctaataaaaataacaaagggCATGTTCTTACAGTGAACACCAAAGAATAGCTCTAAAGCTGTTCTTCTGACAGGCACACAGTTTTATAGCTTGTTTACAAGGTTGGAGCACACATAAAAGAGCCAATAGGTGACAAACACGacaaaggagattaaaaaaaaatttttttaaggataaagtCAAAAGTCTCATCCATGGATGATCTTAACACATGTGGTATGACAGACACTATACGTAGTGAAAAGGTCACCTTACCAGAGTGAAATGATGATTATGCTGACAGACAGGTATTAATGAGGAACATTGTCCAGCGGCTGCAAATTAGTAAAGCTGCTTGAGGAGAGTCCATCCATTTCAGAGGTTCTAAGAATAACAAACAACCAGCATTGGTACAGCTTTCAGAGTCTGTCAAACACCTTCGCCTACGTTCATGtattcctcacaacaaccttgcAAGAGTGATTA
The genomic region above belongs to Vulpes lagopus strain Blue_001 chromosome 3, ASM1834538v1, whole genome shotgun sequence and contains:
- the KIAA1191 gene encoding putative monooxygenase p33MONOX isoform X1, translating into MASRQPEVPALEPSGPLGKMSLPIGMYRRAFSYDDALEDPTPMTPPPSDMGSIPWKPVIPERKYQHLAKAEEGETSVSSPAMTMSSATDSVDKAPVVKAKATHVIMNSLITKQTQESIQRFEQQAGLRDAGYTPHKGLTTEETKYLRVAEALHKLKLQSGEITREEKQPASAQSTPSSSPHSSPKQKSRGWFASGSSTALPGPNPSTMDSASGDKDRNLADKWSLFGPRSLQKSDSGGFATQSYRGAQKPSPMELIRVQATRMAEDPATFKPPKMDIPVMEGKKPPSRTHNLKPRDLNVLTPTGF
- the KIAA1191 gene encoding putative monooxygenase p33MONOX isoform X2, producing MSLPIGMYRRAFSYDDALEDPTPMTPPPSDMGSIPWKPVIPERKYQHLAKAEEGETSVSSPAMTMSSATDSVDKAPVVKAKATHVIMNSLITKQTQESIQRFEQQAGLRDAGYTPHKGLTTEETKYLRVAEALHKLKLQSGEITREEKQPASAQSTPSSSPHSSPKQKSRGWFASGSSTALPGPNPSTMDSASGDKDRNLADKWSLFGPRSLQKSDSGGFATQSYRGAQKPSPMELIRVQATRMAEDPATFKPPKMDIPVMEGKKPPSRTHNLKPRDLNVLTPTGF